The proteins below are encoded in one region of Nitrospira sp.:
- the tag gene encoding DNA-3-methyladenine glycosylase I, with the protein MPVHDDRKHFEMLLLEGAQAGLTWETILLRREGYREAFAGFDPRKVARFDAKKRARLMSEGGIIRNRLKIEAAVTNAQAFLDVQEEWGSFDAYVWRYVGGAPNVNRWKRMEEVPATSGESDLLSKDLKKRGFRFVGSTIIYAYMQACGLVNDHTADCHMSKRRME; encoded by the coding sequence GTGCCCGTTCATGACGATCGGAAACATTTCGAGATGCTGCTGCTCGAGGGTGCTCAGGCCGGACTGACCTGGGAAACCATTCTTCTTCGACGGGAAGGCTATCGCGAGGCATTCGCCGGGTTCGATCCCCGGAAAGTGGCCCGGTTCGACGCCAAAAAGAGAGCCAGGCTGATGAGCGAGGGGGGCATCATCCGCAACCGACTCAAGATCGAGGCGGCCGTGACCAACGCCCAGGCCTTTCTTGACGTACAAGAGGAATGGGGCTCATTCGACGCCTATGTCTGGCGCTATGTCGGCGGTGCGCCCAACGTCAATCGATGGAAGCGGATGGAGGAGGTACCTGCGACGTCGGGTGAGAGCGACCTGCTGTCGAAGGACCTCAAGAAAAGAGGCTTCCGTTTTGTCGGCAGCACGATCATCTATGCCTACATGCAGGCCTGTGGACTTGTGAACGATCATACCGCTGATTGTCATATGTCCAAACGCCGGATGGAGTAG